From the Winogradskyella forsetii genome, the window CAATATGGTTGGTGCGACGATTTCTAAACGTTGGACCGATAGCTACAAAAAAATAATTCTCGAAAGCCGCACAAAAACAGCACAGCTATTACAAAACACGATTAAAAAACACAGCTACAAAATTGATCAAGTGGTTTCGGCAAGTGCTATTGGCATTTATCCGACGAGTTTGATCAACTACTACGAAGAAGACAACACAGAGATTTCAGAAACATTCTTGGGCAAAGTGGTGCATGAATGGGAAGCTGCTGTAGATGGCTTTAAACCTTTAGGCGCTAAAGTTGCCAAAATCAGAATTGGTTTGGTTCTGGCTGAAGATGGTGGTGCCTTACCAGAAATCGTTAAACCCATGAAGTTTGGCGCAGGTGCTGCTTTTGGAAGTGGTAAACAGTGGCAAAGCTGGATTCATGTAGAAGATTTAGCAGCGCTCTTTGTTTTTGCCATACAAAACAATTTTGAAGGGGTTTACAATGGCGTCGCACCAAATCCTGTTAACAACAATGAGTTGACTAAATCTGCGGCTAGTGTTTTAAACAAACCCCTGATTTTACCAAACATTCCAAAATTTGCTATGAAATTAGTTTTGGGCGAGATGCATATCCTTTTATTTGAAAGTCAACGGGTCAGTTCCCAAAAAGTAGAAGGAGAAGGTTTTGGTTTTAAATATGCGAATCTAAGACCTGCTTTGGAAGATTTGCTAGGCTAAAGTTTTTTTCTATTTATTCCACAATCTCGTAATCAATATCCAGTTTTCGCAAGGCTCTTAAAGCTGAACCCGAATTTTTATCATTGACCTCAATTTCCACGGCATCGCCTTCTAAAAGTATGTCCGTAAGTTCATGAGCCAACGACGCATTTATGGCTGTTGAAATCTCCATAATACAGGTAGCGATCGCTCTTTTATCTGGTCGTTGCGCATGGCAGGATAATAGGTTTAGTTTCATCGTGACGGTTTGTGGTAAGATACAAAATAGATCTTGTATTCATTGATCCTTGATAAATTTGTAACATTAATTTCGCAGGCCATCCTCCACTTTAATTAGTTTCCGTCGGCTAGCGCTGGTCTTGTACGAGTGCCTTTTAAGATGCATGATTTCTATGGTTTTGCTTACGGTTATACGTCCTAATTCCTAACGAGCGCCAGCGAGGGCAAGAAGAAAATTATTGATCTCATTAGAAACTAAGTATTGTTTTATGGCACTATTGAAATTAATGCACTGCTATGGATTCTATCAGTATTTCGAAAGTTTCCTCTTTGTTATTACCAATCAACAATTGCATTTCAACCACATTTTCACCAGCATAATTAGGGACATCTACGGGTTCACCATGGTATTTAGCTTCCATTTTCTTAAACGGAATTGAGACGGTTTCCCATTGCCCATCAGCTTTGGTAGAAAACGTATAGCCATATAAATGACGTCCATTTGGCGTTCTTACGCGGAAGTTGTAGTCTTTACCATCGCCATTTAAGCGCAATACAAAAGCGCTCATCTCATCCGTTAGATTGTAAGGATCCTTTTCCACCGTTTGATGGATGGAACAGAAACCACCATTATTTTCTAAGGACACACTGCCAGAGAAATGTGCATTATTATCGGCTGTCATTTGAAGCTGGCTGTTGGAGCGACCGCCCATAACGACATCATTTTGTATGCGCCATTTACCCTTGCCTTGTTGTGGAAAGCTATAAAGCATCACTACGGGTGAATCCGCTTTAATGTTGTCTGTATTATGACGTTGTTGGTTGCTATTATTTTCATTTGATTGAGCCATAAGAAAAGGTATTAGAATTAAAATTAGTATTCGCATCATAGTATGATTTCAATTACAATAGAGTTTTACTTCTATAACCCTATTAGTGATAAGAATATACGATTTTACCAGGTTTGACTTGAGCTCTTTTGCTCTTTTGTTTGCCTTAAATAATTATAAAAATTAGGTCTTGAAATTAGGTTTCGCCTATGAGAATTTTTTCTTTAACTAAAACGATTGGAATAGACGCGTCATAGCCATGCAACATTTATGGTATTTACTTTTGAAAACATCTTTACTCGGGCCTTTGAACCTTTTCTACTTTTTTAATATAGTATTTGGTGTCACCTAACCAGAAAAAGGTTTGATAACGTTCAATATAGGTGAGTTTTACAAATGTCCCTTGAAGATTTTGAAGTTTATTTATGACCTCTTGCTCACCTTTTTCAACTGAAAAATTAAATTGTAGCTCTTCAGATACGCCTTGACTTAATTTCCCTTCCCATGTTTTAAAAATCACCCCTTTTTTACTGAACTTCACTAAATCACCTGATCTCACGCCTTCACTATACGTGACGAAGTAAGCAAAACAGAAGTAAGCCACTAAAATAAGTAGGACACCAATAACTATTTTAAGTAAGAATTTCATGATCAGTTCTATTGAAAGTTAATTCAAATTTAAGCTATTTTAAGGATACCATTGTTATTTTGGATTAATGATTGATATGAACTTAATGCTTTTTTTTGGGGCTTAAAAGTATAAGCTAGCGCTTGTATGTGACGAGAAACGTTTAAGATGATAATATTAATAGGCTTGCTTACTATTATGGACAATCGTTGCGCAAGAGTGCCATTGAGAGAATTTATAAAAGTACTCTATTGAAAAATTATTGGGATTTCGCTTGTTTTTTAGCACCTTACTTTATTGGAAACAAACTCTAATAAATTATCAAAATAGTAAAGCTACTTATTATTCATTCAAATGATAATTAACTATAAATTAAAATATTAGTATATAAGACGAATATGACCGCTAATCTAAATTGCACATTACTTATTAGCTTCCAGAATTTACCAACTCCCAAAACTCCTCACGATTATTAGTACGTGGAAAAGATTCATGGGGCACAGGCGAATTAAGGAATCTACAAAGTGGCTCCCATCCGTCTTTTACTTGATACACAAGCAATTGTTCTTCAGGAATAATTTCTTTTACAGCCTTATTATGAGCTATAAATCCATTGATTAATCCATCTTTATCTACTCCTTGTGGAAATCCACTTTTAGCGAGGACAAGAGTAACCATATCCAGCCAATCGTGCATTTTTTCAGGTGCCTTATCCTTTCCCTCGATTAATTTAAGAATGGTTGAACCAAAACTATCAGCCCAATTTTCTGGGTTTCGCTCGGTCAATATAAATTTGGCTGTTGGGTATTCTTTTAGTAATTCACGAAAAAAACCAGCTGTTGGCCAATCTACCGCGCTATTAAAACCATCGTAAATTGCGCTCCAATTCGAATTGCCTTTTATGGCCTCTGACCAAAGTTGAACTTGTGGATTCGTATTTTTCAAGACCTCTTCCATATGGTAACAAGGGCCATATCCAAGTTGATTAATTGCTAATTTAAGAGAATAAGTACCAGTTCTCCCAAGGCCTGCTCCGATAATATTAATTGCCATAATTTTACTTTTTTAAGTATTAACAAGTTTTAACCAAATAAAGATAATCAAAAATATAAAAACTAAAGTTATAATTAACTGTAAATAAAAGATTTAACCCAAATGAACATTTTTTTTATAACAGCTTTTTGTCAACGGTTTTGGGAAAGATTAGTTGGGTAGTTTAAGCACCTAATTTAGTAAATAAAAACTGAACAGAAAATCCACAACTCACAATACTTCGGGATTTGTAAGTAGGCTAGAGCTAGCTATGAATTATACAAATGGTTCTAAAACTTTATTAACTTATTTTAAAAGTCTGTTTTATTCTTGCCAAAGTAGTTTTTGATTCTTTACTATTTTGTCTTGCATCATTTAGTGAATCTTGAAATACTAGAAAACTCTTTTTTCCACTTTTGTCAATTACTTCTAAAACATCTAACTCAAGGTCAATACCAGCAAGATTAACGGATAATTTTATTCCGTTCAGTTTAGAAGTATTTAGTTGATTGGATATTTCTGTTGTAGAACAATTTGACTGTCCGAATTGACTTATCATTTCATCTACATATTCTTCTACGTCCATCTCAACCATTGGTCGGATAACCATAATCTTAAAGTCATTGCCTGATAGAGTCCAAATATCATTCGTTATGGACAAATCCGCCTCGAAAGAATACGTTCTAGGATATTCAAATTCGAGATTATTATGTGGAAATAGTTTCCATTCATAAACTCCAATTGTTGTTTCGGATTCTTTATCCAATCCTTTCCATTTTTTTGGTTGATTTTCTACGAAGTATTGAATTTCACCTTCTGATTTAAGTTCAAAAATTAATGGTGGCTCCTCATTTTTAGATAAACTAATCTCAAAATCTTTAAAATTGATTTTTGATTCTTTACTGTTCTCACAAGAGGTTAAAAAGAATACAACAATCAATGGTATTAAAATAATCGAAGGGTTTTTCATAATATTTTACGACAGTCTAGTGTATGATTTCTTTGCGTGTTTAAGCACTAAAATTAGTATATAAATC encodes:
- a CDS encoding TIGR01777 family oxidoreductase; its protein translation is MTVLITGATGLIGQEIVKKCHAEGINVHYLTTSKSKLDTEPNYKGFYWDPDNNEIDHHCFEGVTKIINMVGATISKRWTDSYKKIILESRTKTAQLLQNTIKKHSYKIDQVVSASAIGIYPTSLINYYEEDNTEISETFLGKVVHEWEAAVDGFKPLGAKVAKIRIGLVLAEDGGALPEIVKPMKFGAGAAFGSGKQWQSWIHVEDLAALFVFAIQNNFEGVYNGVAPNPVNNNELTKSAASVLNKPLILPNIPKFAMKLVLGEMHILLFESQRVSSQKVEGEGFGFKYANLRPALEDLLG
- a CDS encoding CIA30 family protein; this encodes MAQSNENNSNQQRHNTDNIKADSPVVMLYSFPQQGKGKWRIQNDVVMGGRSNSQLQMTADNNAHFSGSVSLENNGGFCSIHQTVEKDPYNLTDEMSAFVLRLNGDGKDYNFRVRTPNGRHLYGYTFSTKADGQWETVSIPFKKMEAKYHGEPVDVPNYAGENVVEMQLLIGNNKEETFEILIESIAVH
- a CDS encoding 6-phosphogluconate dehydrogenase, whose product is MKFLLKIVIGVLLILVAYFCFAYFVTYSEGVRSGDLVKFSKKGVIFKTWEGKLSQGVSEELQFNFSVEKGEQEVINKLQNLQGTFVKLTYIERYQTFFWLGDTKYYIKKVEKVQRPE
- a CDS encoding sulfotransferase family protein — its product is MAINIIGAGLGRTGTYSLKLAINQLGYGPCYHMEEVLKNTNPQVQLWSEAIKGNSNWSAIYDGFNSAVDWPTAGFFRELLKEYPTAKFILTERNPENWADSFGSTILKLIEGKDKAPEKMHDWLDMVTLVLAKSGFPQGVDKDGLINGFIAHNKAVKEIIPEEQLLVYQVKDGWEPLCRFLNSPVPHESFPRTNNREEFWELVNSGS